In one window of Desulforhabdus amnigena DNA:
- a CDS encoding FAD-dependent oxidoreductase, translating into MTTRELGKGNIGSVLVIGGGIAGMQASLDLANSGYYVHLVEKGPAIGGGMSQLDKTFPTNDCAMUIISPKLVEVGRHLNINLLTNSKLESLDGEEGHFRVKILQKPRYVDLDKCISCGACAEKCPTVVIDAFNEGLGKRKAIYKYYAQAIPSGYAIDAENCRQLGHGKKCGICAKVCPADAVNYEQKEQLLDLEVGAVILATGFKSFDPSRFDTYAYSNHPNVVTAMEFERLLSAGGPTGGHLKRPSDMGIGEEIEKAEKELQKLQRQLNQAEEKGGEKPPEIMKKKEHLESEIARLRKKQADAHEPKRIAWLQCVGSRQLNNCDNGYCSGVCCMYAIKEAVIAKEHAKGDLEAAIFFMDMRTYGKEFEQYYNRAKELGIRFVRSRVHSVESVAGSDDLRLAYVNDEGVKMEDEFDLVVLSTGLESPPEVRELAKKLGVELNDYNFVATSSFSPVQTSRPGIYACGVLQGPKDIPSSVMEASAVAGAAASKLSDARHTLVHEKTFPPERDIREEPTRIGVFVCNCGVNISNVVRVPEVVEYAKTLPNVAYVQENLFSCSQDAQDKLVRVIKEQNLNRVVVAACSPRTHEPLFQETLRNSSLNKYLFEQANIRDQCSWVHASDPDRATEKAKDLVRMAVARAALIEPLPMPSVPVNPAALVVGGGVAGMVSALTLAKQGFKAHIVEEKERLGGHALKIHRTWKNESVPDFLGDLIREVEENENIDVYLGARVKNAGGFLGNFKTTIVSNGSESERELEHGVTILATGAHSIKTDEYLYGKNERVFRWHELDEAWESDLVKNARSAVFIQCVGSREPDRPHCSRLCCTFSIQKAVELKERNPDMDVYVLYRDIRTYGEREDLYKEARRRGVIFIRYGLEQKPVVKESDGGALEVTLVDHILRRPIVLRPDFITLATAIETRGAEELGQLFKVPLSQDGFFLEVHMKLRPVDFATDGIFLCGLAHYPKPIDESIAQAQAAAARAATILAQKSIEVEGVVSQVDESLCRGCGECVQACPYGAPQLVEVSEGVYVSRIQEALCKGCGACAVACPTGAAAIRHFNDKEVLTMVEAALCK; encoded by the coding sequence ATGACGACCAGAGAGCTCGGCAAAGGAAACATCGGTTCGGTTTTGGTGATCGGGGGAGGGATCGCGGGGATGCAGGCATCCCTGGACCTGGCCAATTCAGGTTATTATGTTCATCTTGTTGAAAAGGGCCCGGCCATCGGGGGCGGTATGTCTCAGTTGGACAAGACCTTTCCCACCAACGATTGCGCAATGTGAATTATCTCACCCAAGCTGGTCGAGGTCGGCCGGCATCTGAACATCAACCTTCTCACGAATTCAAAATTGGAAAGCCTTGACGGTGAAGAAGGGCATTTCCGGGTCAAAATCCTTCAAAAACCCCGATACGTAGATCTGGACAAGTGTATTTCCTGCGGAGCGTGTGCCGAAAAGTGTCCCACCGTGGTGATAGATGCCTTCAATGAAGGACTTGGCAAACGCAAAGCCATTTACAAATACTATGCGCAGGCCATCCCCTCGGGATATGCCATCGATGCTGAAAACTGCCGTCAACTGGGACACGGCAAGAAGTGCGGCATTTGTGCCAAGGTCTGTCCCGCGGATGCCGTCAATTACGAACAAAAGGAGCAATTGCTGGATTTGGAGGTGGGAGCCGTCATTCTCGCCACGGGATTCAAGTCTTTCGATCCAAGCCGTTTTGATACTTATGCTTACAGCAATCATCCCAACGTGGTTACTGCCATGGAGTTCGAGAGATTGCTGAGTGCGGGTGGGCCCACCGGCGGGCATCTCAAGCGTCCTTCCGATATGGGGATCGGGGAGGAAATTGAAAAGGCTGAGAAAGAGCTTCAAAAATTGCAGAGGCAGTTGAATCAGGCGGAGGAAAAAGGCGGCGAAAAACCTCCTGAAATAATGAAAAAAAAGGAGCATCTCGAGTCCGAGATCGCCAGGCTCAGGAAAAAGCAGGCAGATGCTCATGAACCGAAAAGGATTGCCTGGCTTCAATGCGTGGGGTCGCGCCAGCTGAATAACTGCGACAACGGGTACTGCTCGGGCGTCTGCTGCATGTATGCCATCAAGGAAGCGGTCATCGCCAAGGAACACGCCAAAGGGGACCTGGAGGCCGCCATCTTCTTTATGGACATGCGTACTTACGGGAAGGAGTTCGAACAGTATTACAATCGCGCCAAGGAACTGGGCATCCGTTTTGTGCGTTCCCGTGTTCATAGCGTGGAGAGCGTTGCCGGTTCGGACGATTTGCGCCTTGCTTATGTAAACGACGAAGGCGTCAAGATGGAAGACGAATTCGACCTGGTCGTGCTTTCCACCGGCCTGGAATCTCCTCCCGAGGTTCGAGAGTTGGCCAAGAAGCTGGGTGTAGAACTGAACGATTACAACTTCGTAGCGACGAGCAGCTTTTCTCCGGTGCAGACATCCAGACCGGGGATCTACGCGTGCGGTGTGCTCCAGGGGCCCAAGGACATTCCTTCTTCGGTCATGGAAGCGTCGGCGGTCGCCGGTGCCGCGGCAAGCAAACTCTCCGATGCGCGCCACACCCTGGTTCATGAAAAGACGTTTCCCCCGGAGCGGGACATCAGGGAGGAACCCACGCGTATCGGGGTTTTTGTCTGCAACTGTGGGGTAAACATTTCCAACGTCGTGCGGGTGCCGGAAGTGGTTGAATATGCCAAAACCCTTCCCAATGTCGCCTATGTTCAGGAAAATCTGTTTTCCTGTTCGCAGGATGCCCAGGACAAGCTGGTCCGGGTCATCAAGGAACAGAACCTCAATCGCGTGGTCGTGGCGGCCTGTTCGCCCCGCACCCACGAGCCCCTCTTTCAGGAAACACTGCGCAACAGTTCCCTCAACAAGTACCTTTTCGAACAGGCCAACATTCGGGACCAGTGCTCCTGGGTTCATGCATCCGACCCCGACAGGGCCACGGAAAAGGCAAAGGACCTGGTGCGCATGGCCGTCGCCAGGGCCGCACTCATCGAACCCCTTCCCATGCCCTCGGTTCCGGTCAACCCGGCGGCCCTGGTGGTGGGCGGCGGGGTGGCGGGCATGGTGAGCGCCCTCACTCTAGCCAAACAGGGATTCAAAGCTCACATTGTAGAGGAAAAAGAAAGACTTGGCGGTCATGCCCTCAAGATTCACCGGACCTGGAAAAATGAGAGCGTACCGGATTTCCTGGGCGATCTCATCCGTGAGGTCGAGGAGAATGAGAACATCGATGTCTACTTGGGGGCTCGTGTCAAGAACGCCGGCGGTTTCCTGGGGAATTTCAAAACGACGATTGTTTCAAATGGAAGTGAGAGCGAGCGCGAGTTGGAGCACGGAGTGACCATTCTGGCCACCGGCGCCCATTCCATCAAAACCGACGAGTATCTCTACGGCAAGAACGAGCGGGTTTTCCGCTGGCATGAATTGGACGAGGCCTGGGAGAGCGACCTCGTGAAGAATGCCCGGAGCGCCGTTTTCATTCAATGCGTCGGGTCGCGGGAACCTGATCGCCCTCACTGCAGCAGGCTCTGTTGCACTTTTTCCATTCAAAAGGCGGTTGAACTGAAGGAACGCAATCCGGATATGGATGTCTATGTGCTTTACAGAGACATTCGAACGTACGGAGAACGGGAAGACCTTTACAAGGAAGCCCGCAGGCGCGGCGTGATTTTCATTCGCTATGGGCTGGAACAAAAACCCGTGGTGAAGGAATCCGATGGAGGGGCACTGGAAGTCACCCTGGTGGACCATATACTCCGGCGGCCCATCGTTCTCAGGCCCGATTTCATTACACTGGCCACAGCCATTGAAACGCGGGGAGCTGAAGAGCTGGGTCAACTCTTCAAGGTGCCCCTCAGCCAGGACGGTTTTTTCCTGGAGGTTCACATGAAGCTGAGGCCTGTAGACTTTGCCACGGACGGTATTTTCCTGTGCGGCCTGGCCCATTATCCCAAGCCCATCGATGAAAGCATTGCCCAGGCTCAGGCCGCTGCGGCTCGAGCGGCCACCATCCTCGCACAAAAGAGCATCGAAGTGGAAGGGGTGGTGTCGCAGGTAGACGAAAGCCTTTGCCGGGGGTGCGGAGAATGTGTGCAGGCGTGCCCCTACGGGGCCCCTCAATTGGTGGAGGTGAGCGAAGGCGTGTACGTCTCCAGAATTCAGGAAGCGCTCTGCAAGGGGTGTGGCGCCTGTGCCGTGGCATGCCCGACAGGAGCGGCCGCCATCCGCCATTTTAACGACAAGGAAGTGCTCACCATGGTGGAGGCTGCCCTTTGCAAGTAA
- the der gene encoding ribosome biogenesis GTPase Der translates to MTLVAIVGRPNVGKSTLFNRISRKTSALVDDFPGVTRDRNYAQITWEGKSFAFVDTGGYVSTDSSFIEKQAREQVLLALEEADIILFVADAKTGLHPEDTLLVDILRRTSKPIFYAVNKIDGPEQTRHLAEFYELGIDRLYPISSAHGFGIGELMTDLAELIPAPPEEVEETETNEIRISIVGRPNVGKSTLVNQILGTQRVIVSPIPGTTRDAVDTAFERHGQRFVLIDTAGIRRKGKTREKLEKISIIKALQSIERSHIAIILIDATEGVTDQDLHIAGYIQDRARGCVIGINKWDAIDKDPKRTKRFMEEVRDRFRFFPFAPILTFSAMTGKRVSKILPTVSEVFAQYNQRITTGIVNRALEQSLQRHEPPMVGGRRLKFYYATQASVRPPTFVLFCNYPDLVHFSYERFLTNQFREAFNLDKTPIRLLFRGRQKGAGEE, encoded by the coding sequence ATGACACTTGTGGCAATTGTAGGAAGACCCAATGTAGGCAAATCTACATTGTTCAACAGAATAAGCAGAAAGACCAGTGCTCTTGTGGATGATTTCCCCGGAGTCACCCGCGACCGGAACTATGCGCAAATCACATGGGAGGGGAAATCCTTCGCTTTTGTCGATACGGGCGGCTATGTGAGCACCGACAGTTCCTTCATCGAAAAACAGGCCAGAGAACAGGTCCTGCTGGCACTGGAAGAAGCCGACATCATCCTTTTCGTGGCCGATGCAAAAACAGGACTTCATCCCGAGGACACTCTCCTTGTGGACATCCTGCGCCGCACGTCCAAGCCCATTTTCTATGCCGTCAACAAGATCGACGGTCCGGAACAGACGAGGCACCTGGCCGAATTTTATGAACTGGGTATCGACCGGCTCTATCCCATCAGTTCCGCCCACGGCTTCGGAATCGGCGAACTGATGACAGACCTTGCGGAATTGATTCCCGCCCCTCCGGAAGAAGTGGAGGAGACTGAAACCAACGAAATTCGCATTTCCATCGTGGGACGTCCCAACGTGGGAAAATCGACCCTCGTGAACCAGATCCTGGGGACTCAGCGCGTCATTGTCAGCCCCATTCCCGGCACGACACGCGATGCCGTAGACACGGCCTTCGAACGCCATGGGCAGAGGTTTGTGCTCATCGATACCGCAGGAATCCGGCGCAAGGGAAAAACCAGGGAAAAACTTGAAAAAATCAGCATCATCAAGGCATTGCAAAGCATTGAACGCAGTCACATAGCCATCATTCTCATCGATGCCACTGAAGGAGTTACAGACCAGGACCTCCACATTGCAGGGTACATTCAGGACCGCGCTCGAGGCTGTGTGATCGGAATCAACAAATGGGACGCCATAGACAAAGATCCCAAACGCACCAAGAGATTCATGGAAGAAGTGCGGGACCGCTTCCGGTTCTTTCCCTTCGCCCCCATTTTGACATTTTCCGCCATGACGGGCAAAAGGGTGTCGAAAATCCTCCCTACCGTCTCCGAAGTATTCGCCCAGTATAACCAGCGCATCACCACAGGTATCGTCAACCGCGCCCTCGAACAATCCCTGCAACGCCATGAACCTCCCATGGTGGGAGGACGCCGGCTCAAATTTTACTATGCCACCCAGGCATCCGTCCGTCCACCCACGTTCGTGCTCTTTTGCAACTATCCCGACCTGGTTCATTTTTCTTATGAACGGTTCTTGACCAATCAATTTCGGGAGGCGTTCAACCTGGACAAAACGCCCATCCGTCTGCTCTTCAGAGGACGACAGAAAGGAGCGGGAGAGGAGTGA